A DNA window from Theobroma cacao cultivar B97-61/B2 chromosome 5, Criollo_cocoa_genome_V2, whole genome shotgun sequence contains the following coding sequences:
- the LOC18600190 gene encoding LOW QUALITY PROTEIN: mediator of RNA polymerase II transcription subunit 14 (The sequence of the model RefSeq protein was modified relative to this genomic sequence to represent the inferred CDS: inserted 1 base in 1 codon), whose amino-acid sequence MAELGQQTVEFSSLVSRAAEESFLSLQELVEKSKSSDQSDTEKKINLLKYIVKTQQRMLRLNVLAKWCQQVPLIQYCQQLVSTLSSHDTCFTQAADSLFFMHEGLQQARAPVYDVPSAVEVLLTGSYERLPKSIEAVGMQSSLSEDQQKPALRKLDTLVRSKLLEVSLPKEISEVKVSNGTALLRVDGEFKVLVTLGYRGHLSMWRILHLELLVGEGSGLVKLEEMRRHALGDDLERRMSAAENPFNTLYSVLHELCVALVMDTVIRQVQALRQGRWKDAIRFELISDGGSGGSTQVNQDNESDSAGLRTPGLKLVYWLDFDKNSGASDSGACPYIKIEPGPDLQIKCQHSTFVIDPLTGKEAAFSLDQSCIDVEKLLLRAISCNRYTRLLEIQKELVKNVQICRATSDVVLHSQADEPDSEHKKKDAKLDNKEHEGQEVLRVRAYGSSYFTLGINIRNGRFLLQSSQNILSPSALLDCEEALNQGTMTAADVFTSLRSKSILHLFASIGRFLGLEVYEHGFAAVKVPKNLVNGSAVLVMGFPDCESSYFLLMELDKDFKPLFKLLETQPDPSGKGPSFNDLNNVLRIKKIDISQMQMLEDETNLSILDWGKLLSYLPNIGGPNQTSEHGLLSEFNLDSSMQISGGPSLSFSSIVDEVFETEKGTSATPFPSQNFSSFSSSPASHLGSVPMNIHGVKAGTPSPKWEVGLQVSQLNNVAKVSSPATHYGSSLYPSSGLKGSLQSSSFGSLSSGTGRGTSAKKLSTSKSDQDLASLRSNHSVELGALDEDQLRLLNDTSKDALSASRSSRLLSPPRPTVPRVSAQIAKPNGPRSSSSANLTASVRFAGSSPLASPPVSQAAETPICHGTSHDVAKHDKNPRKRTVSDMLSLIPSLQGIEADAGIRKRKKTSDVAYTQQPSSQVLISTEMINKTEVYSYGNLIAEANKGNAPSCIYVSALLHVVRHSSLCIKHARLTSQMEELDIPYVEEVGLRNASSNIWFRLPSARGDSWRHICLRLGRPGRMSWDVKINDQHFRDLWELQKGGNNTPWGSGVRIANTSDVDSHIRYDPDGVVLSYQSVEADSIKNLVADIRRLSNARMFALGMRKLLGVRADEKPDEGSANSDVKASVGGKGAVDVADKLSEQMRRSFKIEAVGLLSLWFCFGSGVLARFVVEWESGKEGCTMHVSPDQLWPHTKFLEDFIDGAEVASLLDCIRLTAGPLHALAAATRPARASPAPGVPGASAAVSSMPKQSGYIPSQGLLPSSSTTNVNQAASGPAGNPVASGSASSLGNHGLHGAGMLVAPPGRGGPGIVPSSLLPIDVSVVLRGPYWIRIIYRKRFAVDMRCFAGDQVWLQPATPPATPPAGGSSVGGSLPCPQFRPFIMEHVAQELNGLDSGFTSGQQTVGLANSNNPNLNSGPQLSANGNRVNLPTSAAMSRAANQVAGLNRVGNALPGSPNLAVVSSGLPIRRSPGSGVPAHVRGELNTAIIGLGDDGGYGGGWVPVVALKKVLRGILKYLGVLWLFAQLPDLLKEILGSILKENEGTLLNLDLEQPALRFFVGGYVFAVSVHRVQLLLQVLSVKRFNQQQQQQQQQNNANAQEELTQSEICEICDYFSRRVASEPYDASRVASFITLLTLPISVLREFLKLIAWKKGLAQTQGGDIAPAQKPRIELCLENHTGVNVDDSSESSSMTKSNIHYDRPHNSVDFALTVVLDPAHIPHINAAGGAAWLPYCISVRLRYSFGENPSVSFLGMEGSHGGRACWLRLDDWEKCKQRVARTVEVSGCTAGDAAQGRLRAVADHVQRAXHLCIQGLRDGVGKDGFTDPRSLFFGSIM is encoded by the exons ATGGCTGAGTTAGGGCAACAGACGGTGGAGTTCTCGAGTTTAGTGAGCCGAGCAGCCGAGGAATCGTTCTTGTCATTGCAAGAACTCGTGGAGAAATCGAAATCAAGCGACCAATCGGATACGGAGAAGAAGATTAATCTCCTTAAGTATATAGTCAAGACCCAGCAACGGATGCTTAGACTCAATGTTCTTGCTAAGTGGTGTCAGCAG GTTCCATTGATACAGTATTGCCAGCAATTGGTATCTACTTTGTCAAGTCATGATACATGTTTCACCCAGGCTGCAGACTCGTTATTCTTCATGCATGAGGGGCTACAGCAAGCTCGGGCCCCTGTCTATGATGTTCCATCTGCTGTTGAAGTCCTACTCACAGGATCATATGAGCGTTTACCAAAATCTATAGAAGCTGTGGGTATGCAAAGCTCATTAAGTGAAGATCAGCAGAAGCCTGCTTTGAGAAAGCTGGACACACTTGTACGCTCTAAATTACTTGAAGTTTCACTGCCCAAGGAAATTTCTGAAGTGAAAGTTTCCAATGGTACAGCTCTGCTTCGTGTAGATGGCGAATTTAAGGTGTTAGTTACTCTTGGTTATCGAGGACACCTATCAATGTGGAGGATTTTGCATTTAGAATTACTTGTTGGTGAGGGAAGTGGGCTTGTGAAACTAGAAGAGATGAGAAGGCATGCTCTTGGTGATGATTTAGAACGCAGAATGTCTGCAGCAGAGAATCCATTCAATACCTTATACTCAGTTCTGCATGAGCTTTGTGTTGCACTTGTTATGGACACTGTGATAAGGCAAGTACAGGCACTTCGACAAGGGAGATGGAAAGATGCTATTCGCTTTGAGCTGATATCTGATGGAGGAAGTGGTGGTTCCACACAGGTGAATCAAGATAATGAATCTGATTCTGCTGGTCTAAGAACTCCAGGATTAAAACTTGTCtattggttagattttgatAAAAACTCGGGTGCTTCAGACTCAGGAGCTTGCccatatataaaaattgaacCTGGACCAGACCTGCAGATTAAGTGTCAACATAGCACTTTTGTTATAGACCCATTAACTGGCAAGGAGGCAGCGTTCTCCCTTGACCAAAGTTGCATTGATGTTGAGAAGCTGCTGTTAAGAGCTATATCGTGCAATAGATATACTCGCCTGCTGGAAATTCAGAAGGAGCTGGTGAAAAATGTGCAGATTTGCCGAGCTACTAGTGATGTTGTTCTCCACTCACAGGCTGATGAACCTGACAGTGAGCATAAAAAG AAGGATGCTAAGCTTGACAATAAGGAGCATGAGGGGCAAGAAGTATTACGTGTCCGTGCTTATGGCTCATCATATTTTACCCTTGGAATAAACATAAG GAATGGCCGCTTTCTTCTCCAGTCATCCCAGAATATTCTCTCACCTTCAGCATTGTTAGATTGTGAAGAAGCTTTAAATCAAGGAACGATGACAGCGGCTGATGTTTTTACTAGCCTGAGAAGCAAAAGTATATTACATCTATTTGCCTCTATTGGCAGATTCTTAGGCCTCGAA GTCTATGAACATGGTTTTGCTGCAGTGAAGGTGCCCAAGAACCTTGTGAATGGTTCTGCTGTACTGGTAATGGGGTTTCCTGACTGTGAGAGTTCTTATTTTCTGCTGATGGAACTTGATAAGGATTTCAAGCCTCTGTTTAAACTGCTAGAGACTCAGCCAGATCCATCAGGGAAGGGTCCGTCATTTAATGACTTGAATAATGTGTTGCGCATCAAGAAAATTGACATTAGCCAGATGCAGATGCTTGAAGATGAAACAAATTTAAGCATACTTGACTGGGGAAAATTACTTTCATATTTGCCTAATATTGGGGGTCCAAATCAGACCTCTGAACATGGCCTTCTTTCTGAATTCAACCTAGATAGTTCTATGCAGATTTCTGGGGGTCCTTCATTAAGCTTTTCATCAATTGTTGATGAAGTTTTTGAAACTGAAAAGGGGACATCTGCCACTCCTTTTCCTTCTcagaatttttcttcattcagCTCATCTCCTGCTTCTCATCTTGGTTCTGTCCCGATGAATAttcatggtgtaaaagctggAACACCCTCTCCAAAGTGGGAAGTGGGTTTGCAGGTCTCACAGCTTAATAATGTTGCAAAAGTATCAAGTCCAGCCACTCATTATGGTAGTTCATTATATCCATCAAGTGGTCTGAAGGGCTCACTTCAGTCTAGTTCTTTTGGTTCATTGTCTTCTGGTACAGGAAGAGGCACATCTGCGAAGAAGCTATCCACTTCAAAATCTGATCAGGATCTGGCTTCTCTTAGATCTAATCACTCAGTTGAGCTTGGAGCATTGGATGAAGATCAGTTGAGATTGCTAAATGATACTTCAAAGGATGCACTGTCAGCAAGTAGGTCATCTCGACTATTATCTCCACCCAGACCAACTGTTCCTCGAGTCTCTGCACAAATTGCAAAGCCTAATGGACCTAGAAGCTCATCCTCCGCAAATCTAACTGCATCTGTTAGGTTTGCTGGATCAAGCCCTTTGGCTTCACCACCCGTAT CCCAGGCAGCAGAAACTCCAATTTGTCATGGTACTTCTCATGATGTTGCCAAACATGACAAAAATCCACGAAAGCGTACAGTTTCAGATATGTTGAGTTTGATTCCATCTCTCCAAGGCATAGAGGCTGATGCAGGAATTcgtaagagaaagaaaacctCTGATGTGGCTTACACCCAGCAGCCTTCATCACAGGTGCTTATTTCTACAGAAATGATCAATAAAACTGAAGTATACAGTTATGGGAATCTTATAGCTGAAGCAAATAAAGGGAATGCACCTTCTTGCATCTATGTTTCTGCTCTTCTTCATGTGGTAAGACATTCTTCACTCTGTATTAAACATGCAAGACTAACTAGCCAGATGGAGGAACTGGACATTCCATATGTTGAAGAAGTGGGTCTAAGAAATGCATCCTCCAATATATGGTTCCGACTTCCATCTGCCCGAGGTGATTCATGGCGGCATATATGCTTGCGACTTGGCAGGCCTGGACGCATGTCCTGGGATGTCAAGATAAATGACCAACACTTTAGAGATTTGTGGGAACTTCAGAAGGGAGGTAATAATACACCTTGGGGTTCTGGCGTACGCATAGCCAATACATCTGATGTGGATTCTCATATTCGTTATGATCCAGATGGTGTTGTTCTGAGCTATCAATCTGTTGAGGCAGATAGTATTAAGAATCTGGTGGCAGATATACGAAGGCTCTCTAATGCTAGAATGTTTGCTCTTGGGATGCGGAAATTGCTTGGGGTTAGAGCAGATGAGAAACCTGACGAAGGCAGTGCAAACTCTGATGTTAAAGCATCAGTTGGAGGCAAAGGTGCTGTTGATGTTGCTGATAAGTTATCAGAACAGATGAGAAGGTCTTTCAAAATTGAGGCCGTAGGACTGTTGAGTTTGTGGTTTTGCTTTGGATCAGGTGTTTTAGCTCGCTTTGTTGTGGAGTGGGAATCAGGTAAAGAAGGCTGCACAATGCATGTGTCCCCTGACCAACTTTGGCCTCATACCAAG TTTTTGGAAGATTTCATAGATGGAGCTGAAGTTGCATCCCTCTTGGACTGCATTCGGCTTACTGCAGGACCTTTGCATGCTCTTGCAGCTGCAACTCGGCCTGCTCGAGCTAGTCCTGCTCCAGGAGTCCCTGGAGCATCTGCAGCTGTTTCTTCCATGCCAAAACAGTCAGGTTACATACCATCCCAGGGACTTCTGCCAAGTAGTTCAACTACAAATGTTAATCAGGCTGCTTCTGGTCCAGCAGGAAATCCTGTTGCATCTGGTTCCGCAAGCTCTCTGGGAAATCATGGCCTCCATGGGGCTGGAATGTTAGTTGCCCCTCCAGGGAGAGGTGGCCCTGGCATTGTCCCCAGCTCACTGTTGCCCATTGATGTTTCTGTTGTATTACGTGGTCCATATTGGATACGCATAATATATCGCAAGCGTTTTGCAGTTGACATGCGATGCTTTGCTGGAGATCAGGTTTGGCTGCAACCAGCGACACCACCTGCAACACCACCCGCGGGGGGATCTTCTGTCGGAGGGTCCTTACCATGTCCACAGTTCAGGCCTTTCATTATGGAGCATGTTGCCCAAGAATTAAATGGATTAGATTCTGGTTTCACCAGTGGTCAACAAACAGTTGGCCTGGCAAATTCAAACAATCCAAACTTGAATTCAGGTCCACAGCTTTCAGCAAATGGAAATAGAGTTAATCTCCCTACTTCGGCAGCAATGTCTAGGGCAGCAAATCAGGTAGCTGGTTTAAACCGTGTGGGAAATGCCCTTCCAGGATCACCAAATCTGGCTGTTGTGAGCTCGGGATTACCAATACGTCGATCGCCTGGTAGTGGTGTTCCTGCACATGTAAGGGGGGAACTGAATACAGCTATTATTGGTCTTGGTGATGATGGAGGATATGGAGGTGGATGGGTTCCTGTTGTTGCTCTTAAGAAGGTTCTGAGGGGTATTCTCAAGTACCTTGGAGTTCTATGGTTATTTGCCCAGTTACCAGATCTTCTGAAAGAGATCCTGGGATCAATCTTGAAGGAGAATGAAGGCACACTTTTGAACTTGGACCTGGAACAGCCTGCCTTGCGTTTCTTTGTGGG GGGCTATGTGTTTGCTGTAAGTGTCCACAGAGTTCAACTTCTTCTTCAGGTTCTTAGTGTGAAGCGCTTCAatcagcagcagcagcaacagCAGCAACAAAACAATGCTAATGCTCAAGAGGAATTAACTCAATCTGAAATATGTGAGATATGTGACTACTTCAGTCGCCGCGTTGCATCAGAACCCTATGATGCCTCACGAGTTGCATCATTCATTACTCTTCTCACGTTACCTATATCAGTTTTAAGAGAATTCCTTAAATTAATAGCATGGAAGAAAGGTTTAGCCCAGACACAAGGTGGAGATATAGCTCCTGCACAGAAACCCCGAATTGAGTTATGTCTTGAAAATCATACTGGGGTAAATGTTGATGATAGTTCCGAAAGTTCATCCATGACTAAAAGCAATATCCACTATGATCGACCTCATAACTCCGTGGATTTTGCACTGACCGTTGTACTTGACCCTGCCCATATACCTCATATAAACGCTGCTGGTGGCGCTGCTTGGCTGCCGTACTGCATCTCAGTGAGATTAAGATATTCATTTGGTGAAAACCCCAGCGTGTCCTTTCTTGGCATGGAAGGAAGCCATGGAGGACGAGCGTGCTGGTTGCGTCTCGATGACTGGGAGAAATGCAAGCAGAGGGTGGCTCGAACTGTGGAGGTTAGTGGGTGTACAGCAGGAGATGCTGCTCAAGGAAGGTTGAGGGCAGTGGCAGACCATGTACAAAGAG CTCATTTGTGCATTCAAGGATTGAGAGATGGTGTGGGCAAAGACGGATTCACAGATCCTAGGAGCCTTTTTTTTGGTAGCATCATGTAA